A window of the Vibrio fluvialis genome harbors these coding sequences:
- a CDS encoding EAL domain-containing protein, with amino-acid sequence MGEKSEHCERIVCQQCAAERALDFDFTMAFQPIIDCQAQRVFGYEALVRGLHNEPAPVVIAHVTEENRYLFDQQCRIKAISLAAKLGIDGILSINFLPNAVYQPERCIRTTLEAAKTYQFPTQNIMFEFTEGEQISDSRHIKRIIEYYQSLGFRTAIDDFGAGYSGLNLLADFQTNIVKLDMALIRSIDSDFARQAIVRHCLAMFAELNITPLAEGIETLAEYQWLKEAGISLMQGYLFAKPGFECLPAVNFIR; translated from the coding sequence ATGGGCGAAAAATCAGAACATTGCGAAAGAATAGTCTGCCAGCAATGTGCGGCAGAGCGTGCGTTGGACTTCGATTTTACCATGGCATTTCAGCCTATTATTGACTGTCAGGCGCAACGTGTATTTGGCTACGAAGCACTGGTGCGAGGTCTCCACAATGAGCCTGCTCCTGTGGTGATAGCACATGTAACCGAAGAAAATCGCTACCTCTTTGACCAGCAATGCCGCATTAAGGCCATTTCTCTTGCCGCGAAGCTGGGTATTGACGGCATACTGAGTATCAACTTTTTGCCCAATGCGGTCTACCAGCCGGAACGCTGTATTCGCACCACCCTGGAGGCGGCGAAAACTTATCAGTTTCCCACCCAGAACATTATGTTTGAATTCACCGAAGGCGAGCAAATTTCCGACAGTCGTCATATCAAACGCATTATTGAATACTATCAGTCGCTGGGGTTTAGAACGGCGATTGACGATTTCGGTGCCGGCTATTCGGGGTTAAATTTGTTAGCTGACTTTCAAACCAACATCGTCAAACTTGATATGGCGCTGATACGCAGCATCGATAGCGATTTCGCGCGCCAAGCCATTGTGCGCCATTGTCTGGCGATGTTTGCCGAACTCAATATTACGCCGCTCGCTGAAGGGATTGAAACGCTGGCTGAATATCAATGGCTCAAGGAAGCGGGTATTTCTCTGATGCAAGGCTATCTTTTTGCCAAACCCGGTTTTGAGTGCCTGCCTGCGGTAAATTTTATCCGTTGA
- a CDS encoding carbohydrate porin has protein sequence MKTKALTLAVAVALFPATAVWADSDIATLEARINDLESRLAQTEQTAQQAQESASSFEFHGYARAGLLINDNLNGATGTGPYMTAAGALGAPVGRLGLEDDNYLEANLIHNRTLDDGSTARFRIMLADSVETNNEWTADDSQLNVRQVYAELANLSSFSGAFEHSTLWAGKRFDRDNFDIHFFDSDIVFLSGTGAGIYDVQFTDSWKANFSVYGRDFGEIDSSSTDVENYIATMNNRFGNFQLMVSGMTSSDNQGRDTDSASPSKRAENGVHALFAYHGESFYGLSDGFSKSGVLIGQGLGAELKGIGSNGDLNDDAKAMRLFSYGVTRFADNWRIAPAVMAEYSQDRIKTNDEFKWASVNVRLAQELTQNFEMVYEGSYQYMDLDNSVDKAKGSFYKATIAPTFKLATSAGFFDRPEIRFAVSYVDWSSALDDYAVSLDSDASTMGSGGETVFALQMETWF, from the coding sequence ATGAAAACTAAAGCATTGACGCTGGCCGTTGCCGTAGCCCTCTTCCCTGCCACAGCCGTTTGGGCAGATTCTGATATTGCGACGCTGGAAGCGCGTATCAATGATCTGGAATCGCGCCTGGCACAAACTGAGCAAACCGCGCAGCAGGCGCAAGAATCCGCGTCTTCGTTTGAGTTCCACGGCTATGCGCGCGCAGGCCTTTTGATCAATGACAATCTCAATGGCGCAACAGGCACTGGCCCTTACATGACCGCCGCCGGTGCACTGGGTGCACCAGTTGGCCGCCTTGGTCTGGAAGACGACAACTATCTTGAAGCTAACCTGATTCACAACCGAACGCTTGATGACGGTTCGACCGCCCGCTTTCGTATCATGTTGGCTGACAGCGTTGAAACCAACAACGAATGGACCGCAGACGACAGCCAACTCAACGTGCGTCAGGTGTATGCCGAACTGGCGAACTTAAGCTCGTTCTCCGGTGCGTTTGAGCACTCGACCCTGTGGGCCGGTAAACGCTTCGACCGAGATAACTTTGACATCCACTTTTTTGACTCTGACATTGTGTTTCTCTCTGGTACCGGCGCTGGCATCTACGATGTTCAGTTTACCGACAGCTGGAAAGCCAACTTCTCTGTCTACGGCCGAGACTTTGGTGAAATCGACAGCTCAAGCACCGACGTGGAAAACTACATTGCGACCATGAATAACCGTTTTGGCAACTTCCAACTGATGGTCAGCGGCATGACTTCGTCGGATAACCAAGGCCGCGACACCGACAGCGCCTCACCAAGCAAACGTGCAGAAAACGGTGTACACGCGCTGTTTGCCTACCATGGTGAGAGTTTCTATGGCCTGAGCGACGGTTTCTCCAAATCCGGCGTGTTGATCGGTCAGGGCTTGGGTGCTGAACTGAAAGGCATCGGCTCAAACGGCGACCTGAACGATGACGCTAAAGCCATGCGTTTGTTCAGCTACGGCGTGACCCGCTTTGCGGACAACTGGCGCATCGCCCCGGCCGTCATGGCGGAATACAGTCAGGACCGCATCAAAACCAATGACGAATTCAAATGGGCTTCGGTCAACGTTCGCCTCGCGCAGGAACTGACCCAAAACTTTGAAATGGTGTACGAAGGTTCATACCAGTACATGGATCTGGACAACAGCGTCGATAAAGCCAAAGGCAGCTTCTACAAAGCGACGATAGCCCCGACTTTCAAACTGGCGACGTCAGCGGGCTTCTTTGACCGCCCGGAAATTCGCTTTGCCGTGAGCTATGTCGACTGGAGCAGCGCGCTGGATGATTACGCCGTCAGCCTCGACAGCGATGCCAGCACCATGGGCAGTGGCGGCGAAACCGTCTTTGCCCTGCAAATGGAAACCTGGTTCTAA
- a CDS encoding aminoimidazole riboside kinase gives MSKVWVTGDAVVDLIPDGEAHYLKCPGGAPANVAVAIARLGGNSAFFGRVGNDPLGRFMQQTLNHEQVDCQHLVLDDEQRTSTVVVDLDESGERSFTFMVKPSADQFLQPTDIPTFHAGDWLHVCSIALANEPSRSSTFAAIQRVKHAGGFFSFDPNLREEVWAKPEELTEVVMRAVALADVVKFSEDELMLLTGTHSIEQGLLSLAPLSLPLVVITQGAKGALVVTSGSQTLVSGKVVKPVDTTGAGDAFVGGLLYQLSVSEHWQSNDAIAQAIHLAHGCGALATTQKGAMTALPDLAALQHFLSE, from the coding sequence ATGAGCAAAGTATGGGTCACTGGCGACGCAGTCGTCGACTTAATTCCTGACGGTGAAGCGCACTACCTGAAATGTCCGGGTGGTGCACCTGCTAACGTGGCTGTGGCGATTGCGCGCCTTGGCGGCAACAGCGCATTTTTCGGTCGGGTCGGGAACGATCCCCTTGGCCGTTTTATGCAGCAAACGTTGAACCACGAGCAGGTTGACTGCCAGCATCTGGTTCTGGACGACGAGCAACGCACGTCGACCGTCGTCGTGGATCTGGACGAGAGCGGCGAACGCAGCTTTACATTTATGGTCAAGCCAAGCGCCGACCAATTCCTGCAACCCACAGATATTCCTACGTTTCATGCCGGAGACTGGTTACATGTCTGCTCGATTGCTCTGGCCAATGAGCCAAGCCGCAGCAGCACCTTTGCAGCGATTCAGCGCGTCAAACACGCGGGCGGCTTCTTCAGTTTTGACCCGAATCTGCGTGAAGAAGTGTGGGCCAAGCCGGAAGAGCTTACCGAAGTGGTGATGCGCGCGGTGGCGTTGGCGGATGTGGTGAAATTCTCCGAAGATGAGCTGATGCTACTGACAGGTACTCATTCGATTGAGCAAGGCCTGCTGTCGTTAGCGCCGTTGTCACTGCCTCTGGTTGTGATTACTCAAGGTGCCAAAGGTGCTCTGGTGGTAACTTCAGGCAGCCAAACGCTGGTGAGCGGCAAAGTCGTCAAACCGGTGGATACGACGGGGGCGGGAGACGCGTTCGTGGGTGGTTTGTTGTATCAACTGTCGGTCAGTGAACACTGGCAATCAAACGATGCAATTGCTCAAGCCATCCACTTAGCCCATGGTTGCGGAGCCCTCGCCACGACGCAAAAAGGCGCGATGACAGCCCTGCCCGATTTAGCGGCATTGCAACACTTCCTTAGCGAATAA
- a CDS encoding DMT family protein produces the protein MFALPPMLITIGLLLISNVFMTFAWYAHLRELGHKPWVIAALLSWGIALFEYLFQVPANRIGYTVMNLGQLKILQEVITLSVFVPFALIYMKEPFRMDFVWAGLCLLGAVFFIFRPQIVEILSRAVA, from the coding sequence ATGTTTGCTCTTCCTCCTATGCTGATCACGATTGGTTTGTTGCTGATCAGTAACGTCTTCATGACATTTGCCTGGTATGCCCATCTGCGTGAGCTGGGCCACAAGCCGTGGGTGATTGCTGCGCTGCTCAGTTGGGGTATCGCGCTGTTTGAATATCTGTTCCAGGTGCCGGCAAACCGCATTGGTTACACGGTCATGAACCTAGGCCAATTGAAAATCCTGCAAGAAGTCATCACGCTGTCGGTGTTTGTACCCTTTGCGCTGATTTACATGAAAGAGCCGTTTCGAATGGATTTCGTCTGGGCGGGATTGTGCCTGCTCGGCGCCGTGTTCTTTATCTTCCGCCCGCAGATTGTGGAAATACTCAGTCGGGCGGTGGCGTAA
- a CDS encoding beta-ketoacyl-ACP synthase, translating into MSRRVVVTGMSGITAFGNDWQAIEPKLRDCQNATQYMPSYEQYEGLNTKLAAPVIGFELPKHYKRKQVRGMGRVSQLATVATENALIQAGLIGNDVLTNGQTGIAYGSSTGSTDAIGAFGVMLNEKTTKAITATTYVQMMPHTTAVNVGLFFGLRGRVIPTSSACTSGSQAIGYAYEAIKHGYQTVMVAGGGEELCPTESAVFDTLFATSLKNDAPKTTPRPYDSERDGLVIGEGAGTLVLEEYEHAKARGAKIYAEIIGFASNCDAAHVTQPQMETMQICMEMALRDAQLDPAKIGYVSAHGTATDRGDIAESNATANALGKVPISSLKSYFGHTLGACGAIEAWLSLEMMHTGWFHPTLNLESLDPQCGDLDYITGTGREMTVDYLMSNNFAFGGINTSIIFKRHAE; encoded by the coding sequence ATGAGCCGTCGTGTTGTTGTCACCGGGATGTCCGGTATTACTGCTTTTGGTAACGACTGGCAGGCCATTGAGCCTAAGCTGCGCGACTGTCAGAACGCTACCCAGTACATGCCGAGCTACGAACAGTATGAAGGTTTGAACACCAAACTGGCGGCGCCGGTTATTGGATTCGAACTGCCGAAACATTACAAACGTAAGCAGGTACGCGGTATGGGCCGCGTCTCACAACTGGCTACCGTTGCGACCGAAAACGCGCTGATTCAGGCCGGGCTGATTGGCAACGACGTTCTGACCAACGGCCAGACGGGCATTGCTTACGGTTCATCGACTGGCAGTACCGACGCCATCGGCGCGTTTGGTGTCATGCTGAATGAGAAAACCACCAAAGCAATTACTGCTACCACCTACGTACAGATGATGCCGCATACCACTGCGGTAAACGTTGGACTGTTTTTTGGTCTGCGCGGCCGCGTCATTCCCACCAGCAGCGCTTGTACTTCTGGCAGTCAGGCAATTGGTTATGCCTACGAAGCCATCAAACATGGTTACCAGACCGTGATGGTGGCTGGCGGCGGCGAAGAGCTGTGCCCGACTGAATCGGCGGTGTTTGACACCCTATTTGCCACCAGCCTGAAAAATGACGCGCCGAAGACCACGCCACGCCCATACGACAGCGAACGTGATGGTCTGGTGATTGGCGAAGGCGCCGGCACGTTGGTGCTGGAAGAGTACGAACACGCCAAAGCACGCGGGGCAAAAATTTATGCGGAAATCATTGGCTTTGCCAGCAACTGTGATGCGGCACACGTGACGCAACCACAGATGGAAACCATGCAGATTTGCATGGAAATGGCGCTGCGTGACGCCCAATTGGATCCGGCGAAAATCGGTTATGTGTCGGCGCACGGCACCGCTACCGACCGCGGTGATATTGCCGAGAGTAACGCCACCGCGAATGCGCTGGGCAAAGTGCCAATCAGCTCGCTGAAGAGTTATTTTGGTCATACGCTGGGGGCCTGCGGCGCAATTGAAGCGTGGTTAAGCCTCGAAATGATGCACACTGGCTGGTTCCACCCGACGCTTAATCTGGAAAGTCTCGATCCCCAATGCGGCGATCTCGACTACATCACAGGCACTGGCCGTGAGATGACAGTCGATTACCTCATGAGTAATAACTTCGCATTTGGTGGCATCAACACCTCGATCATCTTTAAACGCCACGCCGAGTAA
- a CDS encoding 3-ketoacyl-ACP reductase FabG2, producing MTRQVLVTGASKGIGKAIAIQLAKDGFTIVVHYMGDEKGAQNTLDTILQNGGQGRLIQFDISDRAACRSKIEHDIEQHGAYYGVVNNAGITRDTAFPAMTEEEWDGVIHTNLDSFYNVLHPCVMPMVQLRKGGRIVTLASVSGIMGNRGQTNYSAAKAGVIGATKALALELAKRKITVNCVAPGLIDTGMIDEHVKEHALPQVPLRRMGEPEEVAGLVSYLMSDIAGYVTRQVISVNGGLL from the coding sequence ATGACCCGACAAGTTCTCGTCACCGGCGCCAGCAAAGGCATCGGCAAGGCCATTGCAATTCAGTTGGCAAAAGATGGGTTTACCATTGTTGTGCATTACATGGGCGATGAAAAAGGCGCGCAAAACACACTCGACACCATTTTACAAAACGGCGGTCAGGGCCGTTTGATTCAATTTGATATCAGTGACCGAGCTGCGTGTCGCAGCAAAATTGAACACGACATTGAACAACACGGCGCCTATTACGGCGTGGTGAACAATGCTGGTATCACCCGTGATACCGCGTTCCCGGCCATGACCGAAGAAGAGTGGGATGGCGTAATTCACACCAACCTCGACAGTTTTTACAACGTGCTGCACCCGTGCGTGATGCCGATGGTGCAACTGCGCAAAGGTGGCCGCATCGTCACGCTTGCTTCAGTGTCCGGCATCATGGGCAACCGTGGCCAGACGAACTACAGCGCAGCGAAAGCGGGTGTGATAGGCGCAACCAAAGCACTGGCGCTCGAACTGGCTAAACGCAAAATCACCGTCAACTGCGTGGCTCCGGGCCTGATTGATACGGGTATGATCGACGAACACGTCAAAGAGCATGCCCTGCCTCAGGTTCCTCTGCGTCGTATGGGTGAACCCGAAGAAGTGGCCGGTTTGGTCAGCTACTTAATGTCGGATATTGCGGGCTACGTGACCCGTCAGGTTATTTCAGTCAACGGAGGTCTGCTATGA
- a CDS encoding hotdog family protein: MREYPAIEQLLPHARPMILVDRALDIGAESIHCQVDIGDHLMFFDKETQTIPAYVGIEFMAQSIAAWSGFHALEKGTEPPIGFLLGSRRYQAECDHFTQGQTLDIHAEQVMEDNGMAVFSARLEHQGQLVAQCQLNVYVPSEEKLQEMKIRSHA, from the coding sequence ATGCGTGAATACCCAGCCATAGAGCAACTGCTTCCGCACGCCAGACCGATGATTTTGGTCGATCGTGCTCTCGACATTGGTGCTGAGTCGATTCACTGTCAGGTGGATATCGGCGATCACCTGATGTTCTTTGATAAAGAGACGCAAACCATTCCGGCGTATGTCGGCATTGAGTTTATGGCTCAGTCTATCGCCGCGTGGTCCGGTTTCCATGCCCTTGAAAAAGGAACCGAGCCACCGATCGGATTTCTGCTCGGCAGTCGCCGCTATCAGGCAGAGTGCGATCATTTCACTCAGGGACAAACGTTGGATATTCATGCCGAGCAGGTGATGGAAGATAACGGCATGGCCGTCTTCTCCGCCCGTCTTGAGCATCAGGGCCAGTTAGTGGCACAGTGCCAGCTTAATGTGTACGTGCCATCAGAAGAAAAATTACAAGAAATGAAAATCAGGAGTCACGCATGA
- a CDS encoding beta-ketoacyl-[acyl-carrier-protein] synthase family protein, whose amino-acid sequence MNSHSSFPIFIHDCGFHSAMGREAAQIHHTLASGQCAHMLRDDEILNTGTSTIIGRVTETLPDVPATLARHDSRNNQLALSALQQIELSVRSAIERFGSDRVAVIVGTSTSGISDGEHAYAQKLDQGAFPADYHYRKQELGNTSEFVADYFGISGPCYAISTACSSSGRVFISAKRMLKAGLVDAVIVGGADTICKLTLNGFNGLEALSNSLCQPFSAERSGINIGEAAAFMLLCREPSDIALLGVGDSSDAHHISAPHPEGVGAFDAMQKALDDAGLTPQDIGYINAHGTATPLNDSMESKAIFRLFGDGVPVSSTKPLTGHTLGAASATEAAIAWHLLRYDLPLPQQRCHNKAQDIEVSLVESDQTLHGKAILSNSFAFGGNNISLIFGYVNA is encoded by the coding sequence ATGAATTCCCATTCTTCATTTCCAATTTTCATTCATGACTGTGGCTTTCACTCCGCTATGGGGCGCGAAGCAGCGCAAATTCATCACACGTTGGCCAGTGGTCAATGCGCGCATATGTTGCGCGACGATGAAATTCTTAACACAGGGACATCGACCATCATCGGCCGGGTCACGGAGACATTACCTGACGTTCCGGCGACACTGGCACGTCATGACTCGCGCAACAACCAACTAGCGTTGTCAGCCTTACAGCAAATTGAACTCAGCGTGCGAAGCGCAATCGAGCGCTTTGGATCTGATCGGGTCGCCGTGATTGTTGGCACCAGCACCTCAGGCATTTCGGATGGCGAACACGCCTACGCCCAGAAGCTGGACCAAGGTGCTTTCCCTGCTGATTATCACTATCGCAAACAAGAACTTGGCAACACCAGCGAGTTCGTTGCGGATTACTTTGGGATCTCCGGCCCGTGCTACGCTATCTCCACCGCCTGCTCCTCCAGTGGCCGCGTGTTTATCAGCGCCAAACGGATGCTCAAAGCGGGCTTGGTCGACGCAGTGATTGTGGGCGGCGCCGATACCATCTGTAAGCTCACTCTCAACGGTTTTAATGGCCTGGAAGCGCTGTCAAACTCGCTTTGCCAGCCATTCAGCGCTGAGCGCAGTGGTATCAACATCGGCGAAGCGGCCGCGTTTATGCTTCTTTGCCGCGAACCGAGCGACATCGCCCTGCTCGGCGTAGGCGACAGTTCCGACGCACACCATATCTCCGCGCCTCATCCTGAAGGCGTCGGTGCGTTTGATGCGATGCAAAAGGCGCTCGACGATGCCGGTTTAACCCCACAGGACATCGGCTATATCAATGCCCATGGCACCGCCACACCGCTCAATGACAGTATGGAAAGCAAAGCGATATTCCGTTTGTTTGGCGACGGCGTTCCGGTAAGTTCCACCAAACCGTTAACCGGACATACGCTCGGTGCCGCCAGCGCTACCGAAGCCGCCATCGCCTGGCATTTGCTGCGTTACGATCTGCCGCTGCCACAACAGCGTTGCCACAACAAAGCGCAAGACATTGAAGTCTCCTTGGTCGAATCAGACCAAACGCTGCATGGAAAAGCCATTTTAAGTAACTCGTTTGCCTTTGGAGGCAACAACATCAGTTTGATTTTTGGATACGTCAATGCGTGA
- a CDS encoding DUF3261 domain-containing protein → MKWLLTSLMSLWLCACSLQPQISATQVEISPDVWVELPKPAQLSQSFTASQLISATWHNETGHSQSQQLPVQLQVSDQQVLLAGFSSWGTRILSLDYDGEQIQTQVLSGLENTVPKPEQVLFNLMITLWPRNAWEAPLNKVRWRIIDDANQRTVINEKGETILAITYSGDTPLSGDIHFKNLPLNYDITIQTLTLQPTQTASQQ, encoded by the coding sequence ATGAAGTGGTTACTGACCAGTCTGATGAGTCTTTGGTTGTGCGCTTGCAGTTTGCAACCCCAGATCAGCGCGACACAAGTCGAAATCAGTCCGGATGTTTGGGTAGAACTGCCTAAGCCGGCTCAGCTTAGTCAGTCGTTTACCGCCAGTCAGCTGATTTCAGCGACCTGGCACAACGAAACTGGCCACAGTCAAAGCCAGCAGTTACCGGTGCAGCTTCAGGTCAGTGATCAACAAGTGCTGCTGGCGGGCTTTTCCTCGTGGGGCACACGCATTCTTTCTCTCGATTACGATGGCGAGCAGATTCAGACTCAGGTGCTGTCCGGTTTAGAGAACACCGTTCCAAAGCCAGAACAGGTACTATTTAACCTGATGATCACGCTCTGGCCGCGAAATGCTTGGGAAGCCCCGCTAAATAAGGTAAGGTGGCGAATTATTGATGACGCTAATCAGCGCACTGTGATCAATGAAAAGGGTGAAACTATTCTGGCTATCACCTACTCCGGCGACACTCCGCTTAGCGGCGATATTCATTTTAAGAATCTGCCTCTGAACTACGACATCACGATTCAGACGCTGACTCTTCAACCGACACAAACAGCATCACAACAGTAG
- a CDS encoding MMPL family transporter: MPDLPSSRSIASSRLAFFWLALVVLASALLVKQWAFSASSPIETDIMKLLPQSRQNPLAQAAFDKVTDSMSDKVAFVLTGKDSTSLFAAARDLETKLRHQSELTEVTGQIDVAKQQAWASYYFQHRFQFLTDAQRNRLNTAPEQQVQSVIQALYNPFSGVTGQELASDPFLLFRDYLSHLNQLSTQFQLHQGFLTTQKDGQTYVLLTASLTDSPYSLQAQQIVAHVNEWQQAIKLQYQVEMAYTGVVFYADFGTRSAKSEISTIGSVSLLGIVLLVMLVFRSAAPLLLALLSVSVGLLVALATTTAIFGKVHLFSLVFGASLIGVSIDYAFHYLTDRLAAGRRWDSVAGLKHILAAITLGLITSLIGYLGLLVAPFPGLQQLALFSAIGLLAAYATVVSWYPLLARTPTPSRHLPAMGLLSRWLDWWQGRTIRIALPSMLLVLSAIALTQVHYDDDIRQLQAMPQALKQQETRVSQVTGMNSSQQMLVVSAHDDEALMQKLEQLDDTLQNWQQDQVLQGYQSLHQYLASQQRQQSDFALVEQLYQGFAPQLSQSLRLASEPTLSASFIPVSPSDYLSASVSEPVKFLYLGRIGEAVAAVIMLKGVQHADVIQAFAANDAHLAYLDKAAEISQLFGEYRVKVMELLAAALAGIALLLMWRYGWRHTLRILFPCVIACMVGLAVTVLTGSALNLFNLLALVLVIGIGIDYTLFFAEQARSHSTLLAITLSAITTLLSFGLLALSQTHAIHSFGVTTLSGIFIAWLLSPLAIQPPPPSESKS; encoded by the coding sequence ATGCCAGACTTGCCAAGCTCCCGATCCATTGCCTCTTCGCGCCTCGCCTTCTTCTGGCTGGCGCTCGTTGTGCTAGCTTCAGCATTGCTCGTGAAACAATGGGCCTTTTCGGCTAGCTCGCCGATTGAAACCGACATCATGAAGCTGCTGCCGCAGTCACGGCAGAACCCGCTCGCTCAGGCCGCGTTTGATAAAGTGACTGACAGTATGAGCGATAAAGTCGCTTTTGTTCTGACTGGTAAGGATTCCACGTCCCTGTTCGCTGCCGCGCGCGACCTCGAAACCAAACTCCGTCACCAGAGTGAACTGACTGAAGTCACCGGACAGATTGACGTAGCCAAGCAGCAAGCCTGGGCGAGTTATTACTTTCAGCACCGTTTTCAATTTCTGACTGACGCGCAACGTAACCGTCTCAACACGGCACCAGAACAGCAGGTACAAAGCGTCATCCAGGCGCTCTACAATCCCTTTTCCGGCGTGACCGGACAGGAGCTCGCCAGCGATCCGTTTCTGCTGTTTCGTGATTACCTCAGTCACCTCAATCAGTTGTCGACCCAATTTCAATTGCACCAAGGTTTCCTGACCACACAAAAAGATGGTCAGACGTACGTACTGCTCACCGCCTCACTGACTGATTCGCCTTATAGCCTGCAAGCTCAGCAGATCGTGGCTCATGTGAATGAGTGGCAACAAGCAATCAAGCTGCAGTATCAGGTCGAGATGGCTTACACCGGCGTGGTGTTCTACGCAGATTTCGGGACCCGCAGCGCCAAATCTGAAATCAGCACCATCGGCAGCGTGTCGCTGCTCGGCATTGTGCTGTTGGTTATGCTGGTGTTTCGCAGCGCGGCGCCACTGCTGCTGGCTTTGCTATCGGTATCGGTCGGATTATTGGTTGCCTTAGCGACGACCACTGCCATTTTCGGCAAGGTGCATCTGTTCAGTTTGGTGTTCGGCGCCAGCTTGATTGGCGTTTCCATCGACTACGCGTTCCATTATCTGACTGATCGTCTGGCTGCCGGTAGACGTTGGGACAGCGTTGCCGGGCTCAAACACATTCTCGCTGCCATCACGCTGGGATTAATCACCAGTTTAATTGGCTACTTGGGCTTGCTCGTTGCGCCATTCCCGGGCTTGCAGCAACTGGCGCTCTTCTCCGCGATTGGTTTGCTGGCCGCCTACGCTACCGTGGTGAGTTGGTATCCGTTACTGGCGCGCACGCCAACGCCCTCTCGTCATTTGCCCGCCATGGGCTTACTCAGTCGATGGCTCGATTGGTGGCAAGGTCGCACTATACGCATCGCTCTGCCTTCAATGCTTCTGGTGCTCAGTGCCATCGCTCTGACGCAGGTGCACTACGATGACGACATTCGTCAACTGCAAGCCATGCCTCAGGCATTAAAGCAGCAGGAAACGCGGGTCAGTCAGGTCACTGGCATGAATTCGTCACAGCAGATGTTGGTCGTTTCAGCCCATGATGACGAGGCTCTGATGCAGAAACTCGAACAGCTCGATGACACACTGCAAAACTGGCAGCAGGATCAGGTATTACAGGGTTACCAGAGCCTGCATCAATATCTGGCGTCACAGCAGCGCCAGCAAAGCGACTTTGCGCTGGTTGAGCAACTCTACCAAGGCTTTGCCCCGCAACTGAGTCAAAGCTTGCGACTGGCTAGCGAGCCGACGTTGAGCGCCTCATTTATCCCCGTATCGCCGAGTGATTATCTGAGCGCAAGTGTCTCTGAGCCGGTGAAGTTTCTCTATCTTGGCCGGATTGGCGAAGCGGTCGCCGCGGTCATCATGTTAAAAGGCGTGCAGCATGCCGATGTGATTCAGGCGTTTGCTGCCAATGACGCACATCTGGCTTATCTGGATAAAGCAGCCGAAATCTCGCAGCTGTTTGGCGAGTACCGCGTCAAAGTGATGGAGCTGCTGGCGGCTGCCTTGGCCGGAATCGCCCTGCTGCTGATGTGGCGTTACGGCTGGCGACACACGCTGCGCATTCTGTTCCCCTGTGTGATTGCGTGCATGGTCGGACTGGCGGTTACTGTGCTGACGGGTTCGGCTCTCAACCTGTTTAACCTGCTGGCCTTAGTGCTGGTGATTGGTATCGGTATCGACTACACACTGTTTTTTGCCGAGCAGGCTCGCAGCCATAGTACGTTGCTCGCGATTACATTGTCGGCGATAACCACTCTGCTGTCGTTTGGTCTATTGGCTCTGAGCCAGACTCACGCGATTCACAGCTTCGGTGTCACCACCTTAAGCGGCATTTTTATTGCCTGGCTGCTCTCGCCGCTGGCGATTCAGCCACCACCACCTTCGGAGTCAAAATCATGA